The following are encoded in a window of Calditrichota bacterium genomic DNA:
- a CDS encoding Gfo/Idh/MocA family oxidoreductase: MQKVRVGVVGVGKLGRLHTALLKEISGAQLAGVYDSDAQRRLAVAREFEVTDFLSLEALLKAVDAAIIAVPTQSHAQVADAALSAGKHVFIEKPVTATLQEADRLITSAAEKGLKIQVGHIERFNPAFAAIQGESLSPMFIETHRLASFDPRGTDVAVVLDLMIHDIDLVLTLVKSPVEMIDATGVAVASREADIANARIRFRNGCVANMTASRISLKKMRKMRLFQKDAYVTLDFLQKQAEIYHLKDAAVPEAPGHLAFSTAGPEGFSKQILYEKRTRENTNALKEELTAFVTAIQNDTNPPVTGEDGRNALSVALQIMEQVHEHAKLYH, encoded by the coding sequence GTGCAAAAGGTTCGAGTCGGTGTGGTTGGCGTGGGGAAATTGGGACGCCTGCACACGGCCCTTCTGAAAGAAATATCCGGGGCCCAATTGGCCGGGGTTTACGATTCCGATGCTCAACGGCGTCTGGCTGTAGCCCGTGAATTTGAAGTAACCGATTTTTTGTCCCTTGAAGCGCTGCTAAAGGCGGTAGATGCCGCCATTATTGCGGTGCCTACACAGTCGCATGCGCAAGTGGCCGATGCCGCTCTTTCTGCAGGGAAACATGTTTTTATCGAGAAACCTGTAACCGCCACCCTGCAGGAGGCGGACCGCTTAATTACCAGTGCTGCAGAAAAGGGACTCAAAATTCAGGTAGGGCACATCGAGCGGTTTAATCCGGCCTTTGCTGCCATTCAGGGAGAATCGCTTTCGCCCATGTTTATCGAAACCCACCGTCTGGCGTCCTTCGATCCCCGGGGAACCGATGTGGCGGTGGTGCTGGATCTCATGATTCACGACATCGATTTGGTTTTGACTCTGGTCAAAAGTCCTGTTGAAATGATCGACGCGACCGGAGTGGCGGTGGCTTCGCGGGAGGCAGACATTGCCAACGCCCGTATTCGTTTTCGCAACGGCTGCGTGGCCAATATGACGGCCAGCCGCATTTCGCTGAAAAAGATGCGAAAGATGCGACTATTTCAAAAGGATGCGTATGTAACACTGGACTTTCTCCAGAAACAGGCGGAGATTTACCATCTTAAAGATGCGGCTGTCCCGGAAGCGCCCGGTCATCTGGCATTCAGCACAGCAGGCCCCGAAGGGTTTTCAAAGCAAATTCTTTACGAAAAACGAACGCGTGAAAATACAAATGCACTCAAGGAGGAATTAACCGCCTTTGTAACGGCGATTCAAAACGATACCAATCCCCCGGTAACAGGGGAGGACGGCCGGAATGCCCTGAGTGTGGCGCTTCAAATTATGGAGCAGGTCCACGAACACGCAAAGTTGTATCACTGA
- a CDS encoding isoprenylcysteine carboxylmethyltransferase family protein, with translation MDIREVVFNNRSYTPIPLIIIVLILASPTWPSFLIGLGIALLGELLRIWGVSHAGSATRTTSGAGGDELITSGPFAYVRNPLYVGNFLITIGFTVASWAWMPWMLILVILLFGLQYWLIVSLEEDYLSGHFGYKYDLYKNHVPRFVPRLTPWPDRDTRSGNWRAALRSEKSTLTSFVTFALVLWARWKLFS, from the coding sequence TTGGATATTCGCGAAGTTGTTTTTAATAATCGAAGTTACACGCCTATTCCCTTAATTATTATTGTTTTGATTTTGGCCTCGCCAACGTGGCCCTCGTTTTTGATCGGATTGGGAATTGCTCTTTTGGGAGAATTGCTGCGTATCTGGGGCGTGAGCCACGCCGGAAGTGCTACGCGCACCACCAGCGGTGCCGGAGGCGACGAGTTGATTACCTCCGGACCGTTTGCGTATGTGCGGAATCCCCTTTATGTGGGCAACTTCCTGATTACAATCGGATTTACCGTTGCCAGTTGGGCCTGGATGCCCTGGATGCTGATTCTGGTGATCCTGCTGTTTGGGCTTCAGTACTGGCTGATCGTTTCGCTTGAAGAAGACTACCTGTCCGGCCATTTTGGCTACAAGTACGACCTTTACAAAAACCATGTACCGCGGTTTGTGCCGCGGCTCACCCCCTGGCCCGACCGGGACACGCGCTCGGGTAACTGGCGGGCAGCCCTTCGTTCGGAAAAAAGTACACTCACCAGTTTTGTGACCTTCGCGCTGGTGCTCTGGGCGCGGTGGAAACTTTTTTCGTAG
- the lpxB gene encoding lipid-A-disaccharide synthase gives MPRILIIAGETSGDVHGSGVVREIRRRRPDVDIVGIGGPRMAAAGMTCFYSTDQMAILGFTEVVRHFPFIRKVHARLTRELETAPPDLLILIDYPGFNLRFAKQAKKRGIPILYYISPQVWAWGKGRVAKIARLVDKMAVIFDFEEKLYREAGVDVTFVGHPLLDSLRFDWNREQFLQSLGYPPETRIFGLLPGSRPQEVRKLLPEMIRTFVKLKELFPDLQGVVSRSPQLDSDFYAPFLSAGLVLTPQTHALMQSSHFMIVACGFGYGHA, from the coding sequence GTGCCGCGAATCCTGATAATTGCCGGAGAAACCTCCGGAGATGTACACGGTTCCGGGGTGGTTCGGGAGATTCGCCGCCGCCGGCCCGACGTGGACATTGTGGGAATCGGAGGCCCCCGAATGGCCGCTGCCGGCATGACCTGTTTTTATTCCACCGATCAGATGGCCATCCTGGGGTTTACGGAGGTTGTGCGTCATTTCCCATTTATTCGGAAGGTTCACGCCCGGCTGACGCGTGAGCTGGAAACCGCCCCGCCGGATTTGCTCATTTTAATCGATTATCCCGGTTTTAACCTCCGCTTTGCCAAACAGGCAAAAAAGCGGGGAATTCCTATCTTGTACTACATCAGTCCTCAGGTGTGGGCCTGGGGAAAGGGCCGGGTTGCAAAAATCGCCCGGCTCGTCGATAAAATGGCCGTTATTTTTGATTTTGAAGAAAAACTTTACCGGGAGGCCGGCGTGGATGTTACCTTTGTGGGGCATCCGCTGCTGGACAGTTTGCGGTTTGATTGGAACCGGGAACAGTTTCTGCAATCGCTCGGATATCCGCCGGAAACCCGGATTTTCGGACTCCTGCCGGGGAGCCGCCCGCAGGAAGTCCGGAAACTCCTGCCGGAAATGATCCGTACCTTTGTTAAATTGAAGGAACTCTTTCCCGATTTGCAGGGGGTTGTGAGCCGGTCGCCGCAGCTCGACTCCGATTTTTATGCGCCCTTTCTTTCGGCCGGACTGGTTCTTACCCCTCAGACACACGCTCTCATGCAAAGCAGCCATTTTATGATCGTGGCCTGTGGCTTCGGGTACGGCCACGCTTGA
- a CDS encoding lysophospholipid acyltransferase family protein: protein MKSKKSVSFSKRIQVYLASFLGWAVFLGLGSTLRFHTRGWEHVRRLRRAGGNFLIAVWHGRIFLPVYVHRSQGITVLVSQHWDGEMIARTIKMLGYKTVRGSSTRGGRKAFQEMVSILKRGGSAANIPDGPTGPAHRMKPGTAFLAQRSGVPILPMSFAASSGKKFRSWDRFLLPRPFSKVVVTYGEPIYIPSHWTSKQVLAFIPEIERRLTQVEKQADEFFQT from the coding sequence ATGAAGAGCAAAAAATCTGTTTCATTTTCAAAACGCATTCAGGTGTACCTGGCCTCCTTTTTGGGATGGGCCGTTTTCCTGGGATTGGGGTCTACCCTGCGATTTCACACCCGGGGCTGGGAGCATGTCCGGCGGCTGAGACGTGCCGGGGGAAATTTTCTGATCGCCGTCTGGCACGGGCGTATCTTTTTGCCGGTTTACGTGCACCGGTCCCAGGGAATTACCGTGCTGGTCAGTCAGCATTGGGATGGGGAAATGATTGCCCGTACGATCAAAATGCTGGGGTACAAAACCGTCCGCGGGTCCAGCACACGCGGGGGGCGGAAGGCCTTTCAGGAGATGGTCTCCATCTTAAAAAGGGGCGGCAGTGCTGCCAACATCCCCGACGGGCCGACGGGCCCGGCTCACCGGATGAAACCGGGCACAGCCTTTCTGGCGCAAAGAAGCGGCGTTCCGATTTTGCCCATGTCGTTTGCCGCATCGTCCGGGAAAAAATTCCGAAGCTGGGACCGCTTCCTTCTGCCCCGCCCGTTTTCAAAGGTGGTTGTGACGTACGGAGAGCCGATTTACATCCCGTCTCACTGGACGTCCAAACAGGTGCTGGCGTTCATTCCGGAAATTGAAAGACGACTAACTCAGGTAGAAAAACAGGCTGATGAATTTTTCCAGACTTAA
- the lpxK gene encoding tetraacyldisaccharide 4'-kinase — MNFSRLKGLLPLLIPLSWLYEGIIRLRNRLYDWGIFTVHWVPAPVVSVGNVTVGGTGKTPIVILLGQMYRARGKRVGILTRGYGRVSKESVLVFEGESEVTPEKIGDEPYLIFQNLKGVPIVVDKNRWRGGLALWRKEPVDVFLLDDGFQYRALSKQVEIAVLDAARPFGNGRVFPAGWLREPVSAL, encoded by the coding sequence ATGAATTTTTCCAGACTTAAGGGGCTTTTGCCTCTGCTCATTCCGCTGTCCTGGCTGTATGAGGGAATCATCCGTTTGCGGAACCGGTTGTACGATTGGGGCATTTTCACCGTCCACTGGGTGCCTGCTCCCGTTGTGAGTGTCGGCAATGTGACCGTGGGAGGCACGGGTAAAACGCCCATTGTGATTTTGCTGGGCCAAATGTACAGGGCGCGCGGGAAGCGAGTGGGGATTCTCACCCGGGGTTACGGACGGGTGTCCAAAGAAAGCGTTCTGGTTTTTGAAGGGGAATCGGAGGTAACCCCTGAAAAAATAGGCGATGAACCCTATCTGATCTTCCAAAACCTAAAGGGCGTCCCCATTGTTGTCGATAAAAATAGATGGAGGGGTGGATTGGCTCTTTGGCGAAAAGAGCCGGTGGACGTGTTTCTGCTGGACGATGGATTCCAGTACCGGGCTCTTTCCAAACAGGTTGAGATTGCGGTACTGGACGCGGCCCGGCCGTTTGGGAATGGCCGGGTTTTCCCGGCGGGCTGGCTGCGCGAGCCGGTGAGTGCGTTGA